The genomic segment GCCCGCGGGCCGTGCCCGCGCGAGTCCCGTGCCGATGTCCCGGAGCCGTTCGGCGATGCGGTCGACCGCCGAGGCGACCTCCGTGAGCGGGACGCCGCCGACGCGGCTGACCAGGAGGCGGTACTCGGCCACGCCGAGCCCGGCGACGGTGCCCGTCGCGAACAGGTCGGCCGCGGTGGCGATCCGGCGTACGCGCTCGTCCGGCGGAGCGGGTTCCGCGCGGCGCAGCGCCGAGTGGGTGCGGCTCACGAACGGTGGGGGTACGAGGCTCAGTTCGGCGGCGAGTGCGCCCGTCACGTCCGTGACCGGCTGGCGGTTCCTGGCGCGGAACTCGCCGCGCGGGCCCAGGGCGTCCAGCCGCAGAGGCTGCTGTACCGGCCCCTCCGAAGCGGAGACGGAGGGAGAGGCGGAGGCGGAGGCAGAGGCAGAGGTGGAGGCGGGCATCAGTACACCCCCTCCACCACGTCCTCGTTCTCGAATCTGCCGACCGGCGCGATGTCCGCCACGGAGTCGCCGGGGCCGCCGTCGACCGGTTCGACACGCGTGGCGAGGTCGCGTTCGAGGTTGTTGGGGAGCAGGAACGACTTGCTGACGTGGCTGGCCACGACCCGGCCGCGTTCCCCGTACGCCACGGGCCGCATCGTTTCCGGGTCGACGACGGAGAAGGTGACGTACGGGCTCAGCGTGTCGAAGACGCAGGGGTCGTCGTCGCCGAGGCCGGGGCGTTCGCCGGCGAAGCCGAGGATCATCGTGCTGCCGTAGTTCCCAGAGAAGACGGTGTCGGGGAAGATCTCCGTCCGGTACACCTGACGGGAGTCGGGGTCGAGCTGCGTGCCGCCCCAACGGATCGCTCTGACCTTGTCGTTGATGAGCTCGACGAGTTCGTCGCGGCGCGCGATGCGGTCCAGGATCGGCGGGGTGACGGTGAGGATGCCGATGTCCTGCGAGCGCAGTACGTCGGCGGCCTGGTCGACGACGTGCTCGGCGTAGTCGTCGGCCTCGCCGCCGCGGCCCCCGGAGATCAGCCGCTTCACCCAGCGCGGGTCGAGGTCGATGGTGAATCCGTGGCGGCCGTGCGTCGTTGCCGAACCCCGGAAGAACTCACCGACGATGTGCGGACCGCTGGGAACGATTCCCAGCCAGTTTGCGCCCCGCGGAAAGCCGTGGGCGTCCAGTTGCTCGCCGGTCCAGTGGAGCAGCCGGCGGCGCCAGTCGCCGTGCAGGACGACGCGTTTGGGTGCGCCGGTGGTGCCGCCGCTCTCGAACACGCCGCGTACGTCCGGGTTTTCGCCGTATCCGCGCGGGATCAGGTCCTCGGCGCGGACGGTGCGCAGTTCGGGGGCGACGTTGGGGAAACGTACGAGGTCGGCCACCGAGTTGACGTCGGTCCGCGGGTCGAAGTCCAGGGACTTCGCGCGTTCCAGCCAGTAGGGCGAACCGGTGTCGGGGCCGAAGTGCCACTCCATCGCGGCCTTGATGTATTCGTCCGGGTCGGGCCGGACGCCGGGCGGGAGGTCGAGGATGTCCCAGGTATTCGACGTATTCGACGTCATGTTGTCGCTTTCCTTTCCGACGTGCCGCCCGGCGATTTCTCTCGTGAACCCGCTGACTCTCGTGTCTCTCTCGGCCCTCTCGGAATAACCGTCGCATTGGAACCGCCGCCTTTCCGCGGTGTCAACACCGTTCCGGCCGTCCCGTCGAACGCGGGGCCGAGCGCCTGCAGCGAGGCGAGATCGTGCAGCCCCTCCACCGTTCCTTCCGCTTCGAACGTGGCGCGTACGTCGGGGGCCCTGCCGATCAGGGCGAGGGCGGCGTTCGGCGGCAGCTCGTCGAGCGGCGGCCGCTCGTCCGTTTCCCAGAGCATCACCGCGCCCCACCGGTTCCGCTCGCGGTCCGCGAAGTAGATCTTCAGCCGCAGGCCGGGCACTTGGGTCCACCGTTCGAGGGTGTGGTCGCGCAGGTGCTCGCGCAGGGAGTCGATGGTCTGCGGCGTGCCGTCCAGGTGCCACCAGGCGACGTCCACCCTCATGGCAGCGCTCGCATGACGTGACTGGTCGTGCGCGGTGAGTGACTGTGCATGAGTGCCTCCGTCTTCGGTGGGTTGTGACACAGGCTCTGAGGGCGGGAGGAACGCGGTGCGGGCGCGGGCCGAGAGGCGGTGGGGGCGGGAAGCCAGTGAGCGTACGGGGGACGCGGCTCCGTCGCCCGGGTGGCGACTGAGGAATTCCTCAGTCGGCGTCGTGCGCGGGGTCTCGCGGCAGTGGACCCGACGCGCCTTCGACGCGAACCAGATCCATTGCTTCTAGCAACCAGAACCAAAGGGAGTTGGACTTGCCCGTTCCGCGCGACCAAGCTGGTCGGTGCTGGAAATCAGCTCTGAACGAGAGGCCCCCTGTGTCCGAATATGAGAAGGCATACAAGCCGGAAGACATTACGCGTCTGTTCGTGGAGCGCGCCAACAAGGGCGACGCGACCGGCGTCGCGGAGCTCTACGCGGAGGACGCGGTCGTCGCCTTCCCGCCCGGGCAGATCACGCAGGGGCGCGAGGCCATCCGCAAGCTG from the Streptomyces venezuelae genome contains:
- a CDS encoding long-chain fatty acid--CoA ligase — its product is MTSNTSNTWDILDLPPGVRPDPDEYIKAAMEWHFGPDTGSPYWLERAKSLDFDPRTDVNSVADLVRFPNVAPELRTVRAEDLIPRGYGENPDVRGVFESGGTTGAPKRVVLHGDWRRRLLHWTGEQLDAHGFPRGANWLGIVPSGPHIVGEFFRGSATTHGRHGFTIDLDPRWVKRLISGGRGGEADDYAEHVVDQAADVLRSQDIGILTVTPPILDRIARRDELVELINDKVRAIRWGGTQLDPDSRQVYRTEIFPDTVFSGNYGSTMILGFAGERPGLGDDDPCVFDTLSPYVTFSVVDPETMRPVAYGERGRVVASHVSKSFLLPNNLERDLATRVEPVDGGPGDSVADIAPVGRFENEDVVEGVY